A portion of the Drosophila sechellia strain sech25 chromosome 2R, ASM438219v1, whole genome shotgun sequence genome contains these proteins:
- the LOC6609686 gene encoding neurogenic differentiation factor 1, whose translation MPRKKRSSSPTEFFDDDFDEDASSQSSQPPVQRNAANARERMRMRVLSSAYGRLKTKLPNIPPDTKLSKLDTLRLATLYIKQLITAVETGSHSQNHPHNHNQHHSLNHSHSSTTSSEGLDTSHMADSSGGGNYHFHNNGHGMSWPFEFHQSSRSLAFAPSPSTTSSARMDWQALHPQSYPKSTRSETHVSADLSYHQLPESHSHWYPAEVHQMEPAASCSYDSGMGQHQRGIAIATSHAHGI comes from the exons ATGCCACGCAAGAAGCGTAGTTCCAGTCCCACGGAGTTCTTTGATGACGACTTCGATGAGGATGCCAGTTCTCAAA GCTCCCAGCCGCCAGTGCAGCGAAATGCGGCAAATGCCCGGGAGCGGATGCGTATGCGGGTGTTATCCAGCGCATACGGACGTTTGAAGACCAAGCTGCCCAACATTCCGCCGGACACGAAGCTCTCCAAGTTGGACACGTTGCGTTTGGCCACGCTTTATATCAAGCAGCTAATTACGGCCGTGGAGACAGGCAGCCACTCGCAGAACCATCCGCACAACCACAACCAGCACCACAGCCTCAACCACAGCCACTCGAGCACCACCAGTTCCGAAGGCCTGGACACAAGTCACATGGCAGATTCGTCCGGTGGAGGCAATTATCATTTCCACAACAACGGACACGGCATG AGCTGGCCCTTTGAGTTCCACCAGAGTAGCCGGAGTTTGGCATTTGCCCCATCACCATCAACCACCTCTTCCGCCCGCATGGATTGGCAAGCTCTGCATCCGCAATCCTATCCGAAGTCCACGCGAAGCGAAACCCATGTTTCGGCGGATCTTAGTTACCATCAGTTGCCGGAGTCACACAGTCACTGGTATCCGGCGGAAGTGCATCAAATGGAGCCAGCGGCCAGCTGTTCCTATGACTCTGGAATGGGGCAGCATCAGCGCGGCATAGCTATAGCCACTAGCCACGCCCATGGCATTTAA